The Kineothrix sp. MB12-C1 genome includes a window with the following:
- the upp gene encoding uracil phosphoribosyltransferase has protein sequence MAKVVIMDHPLIQHKIGYIRRKDTGTKDFRETISEIATLICYEATRDLPLADVKIETPICEATAKVLKGKKMAIVPILRAGLGMVDGMLTLIPAAKVGHIGLYRDPDTLNPIEYYCKLPADCADREVFVVDPMLATGGSSVAAIQMLKDKGCRNIHFMCILAAPEGVEKMKDMHPDVDMYIGALDEKLNDHGYIIPGLGDAGDRIFGTK, from the coding sequence ATGGCAAAAGTAGTAATTATGGATCACCCGCTCATTCAGCACAAGATTGGTTATATCAGAAGAAAAGATACGGGAACGAAGGATTTCAGAGAGACGATCAGCGAGATTGCAACTTTAATCTGCTATGAAGCGACGAGAGATCTTCCACTTGCCGATGTGAAAATAGAAACACCGATTTGTGAAGCGACGGCAAAGGTGCTTAAAGGTAAGAAAATGGCAATTGTTCCGATTCTTCGGGCAGGGCTTGGAATGGTGGATGGTATGTTGACATTAATTCCGGCAGCTAAGGTAGGACATATCGGCCTGTATCGTGATCCGGACACCTTGAATCCGATAGAATATTATTGTAAACTTCCTGCTGATTGTGCGGATAGAGAGGTATTTGTCGTAGACCCGATGCTTGCGACAGGCGGTTCCTCAGTGGCAGCCATTCAGATGCTTAAGGATAAGGGATGTAGAAATATTCATTTCATGTGTATCCTGGCAGCTCCGGAGGGTGTGGAAAAGATGAAAGATATGCATCCTGATGTGGATATGTATATTGGCGCTTTGGATGAGAAGCTGAATGATCACGGATATATCATTCCCGGATTAGGGGATGCGGGAGACAGAATATTCGGAACGAAATAA
- the rpiB gene encoding ribose 5-phosphate isomerase B gives MTIALGCDHGGYGLKLEIIKYLEVKGIAYKDYGCSGMESCDYPEFGRAAAEAVAAGECEKGIVICTTGIGISITANKVRGIRCALCADTVSARLTREHNDANVLALGAGIVGVNLALGIVEEFLRTEFSEEEKHSRRVNAIAAVEEKFMR, from the coding sequence ATGACAATTGCATTAGGATGTGACCATGGCGGTTATGGGCTGAAATTAGAAATTATTAAATATCTGGAAGTGAAAGGAATTGCTTATAAGGATTACGGTTGTTCGGGAATGGAATCCTGTGATTATCCGGAATTTGGACGTGCGGCTGCGGAAGCGGTAGCTGCAGGTGAATGTGAAAAGGGAATTGTAATCTGTACAACGGGAATTGGTATCTCCATTACGGCCAATAAGGTAAGAGGAATTCGATGTGCTCTCTGTGCGGACACTGTCTCTGCCAGGCTGACAAGGGAACATAATGATGCGAATGTACTCGCGCTCGGTGCAGGTATTGTAGGGGTTAATCTTGCACTCGGTATCGTGGAAGAATTTCTTCGCACGGAATTCTCCGAAGAGGAGAAGCACTCCAGAAGAGTTAACGCAATTGCAGCGGTAGAAGAGAAGTTTATGAGATAA
- a CDS encoding deoxycytidylate deaminase, with protein sequence MKRKNYISWDEYFMGVSKLSGMRSKDPHTQVGACIVSEDNKILSMGYNGFPSGCSDDEFPWDREGEVYDTKYAYVTHSELNAILNYRGGSLEGAKIYVSLFPCNECAKAIIQSGIKTIVYDSDKYADTPTTMASKRMLDAAGIRYYRYQRTGRKVELDM encoded by the coding sequence ATGAAAAGAAAGAACTATATTTCATGGGATGAGTATTTTATGGGCGTATCGAAGCTGTCGGGGATGCGCTCTAAAGATCCTCACACACAGGTGGGGGCTTGTATTGTCAGTGAGGATAATAAGATTTTATCCATGGGTTATAACGGCTTTCCGTCAGGATGCTCTGACGATGAATTTCCATGGGATAGAGAAGGAGAAGTGTACGATACTAAATATGCATATGTTACACATAGCGAATTGAATGCCATATTGAATTATAGAGGAGGCAGCTTGGAGGGGGCTAAGATATATGTTTCTTTGTTCCCTTGTAACGAATGTGCGAAGGCTATCATTCAGTCAGGGATTAAAACAATTGTCTACGATAGTGATAAATATGCAGATACACCGACAACGATGGCGTCGAAACGCATGCTGGATGCAGCGGGCATAAGATATTACAGATACCAGAGAACAGGACGTAAGGTAGAACTTGATATGTAG
- a CDS encoding L-threonylcarbamoyladenylate synthase — protein METKIVLMDEQSINEKILADAGDIIRSGGLVAFPTETVYGLGGDALNEKSSERIYRAKGRPSDNPLIVHICRREDMKAIVKEVPETAWKLAEVFWPGPLTMILHKSEKIPYTTTGGLDTVAVRMPRHKVALAFIEAAGGYIAAPSANTSGKPSPTLAKYVEEDMSGRIEMLIDGGEVGIGLESTIVDLTEEIPMILRPGYITKAMLEEVLGEVKVDRTILSDTTDKAPKAPGMKYRHYAPKGNLTIIAGTQEDVVKEINRRAERMREGGEKVGIIGTDATISLYIGDSIKSAGKREDEESIARALYRILREFDDEGVTAIYSEAFDDTAKSGGIGQAIMNRLLKAAGHHIEHIW, from the coding sequence ATGGAAACAAAAATTGTTCTTATGGATGAACAGAGCATAAATGAAAAAATATTGGCGGATGCCGGAGACATTATAAGATCCGGCGGTCTGGTGGCCTTCCCCACGGAGACGGTGTATGGACTTGGCGGGGACGCCTTAAATGAGAAGTCCTCGGAAAGAATATATCGGGCGAAAGGAAGACCTTCCGATAATCCGCTCATCGTGCATATTTGCAGGCGGGAAGATATGAAGGCAATTGTGAAGGAAGTGCCGGAGACGGCATGGAAACTGGCGGAAGTTTTCTGGCCCGGACCTCTTACTATGATACTTCATAAGTCGGAGAAAATACCTTATACGACAACAGGGGGACTCGATACGGTGGCAGTCAGGATGCCGCGGCATAAGGTGGCTCTCGCTTTTATCGAGGCAGCGGGCGGATATATTGCGGCACCGAGTGCGAATACATCGGGTAAACCAAGTCCTACTCTTGCGAAGTATGTAGAAGAAGATATGTCAGGTAGAATAGAAATGCTAATAGACGGCGGAGAAGTGGGTATCGGGCTGGAGTCAACGATTGTTGATTTGACAGAGGAGATTCCGATGATACTGCGTCCCGGTTATATTACGAAAGCAATGTTGGAAGAGGTTCTCGGCGAGGTGAAGGTTGACCGGACGATTTTAAGCGATACCACTGACAAAGCACCGAAAGCTCCGGGTATGAAGTATAGACATTATGCACCAAAAGGGAATCTTACGATTATTGCCGGAACGCAGGAAGATGTAGTGAAGGAAATTAATCGAAGAGCGGAGAGGATGCGTGAGGGAGGAGAAAAGGTCGGAATTATCGGAACGGACGCGACTATTTCTCTTTATATAGGAGATAGTATTAAAAGTGCGGGCAAAAGAGAGGATGAGGAATCCATTGCAAGGGCACTCTATCGGATACTGCGGGAATTCGATGATGAAGGGGTGACGGCGATTTATTCAGAGGCTTTTGATGACACGGCAAAGAGCGGAGGCATTGGACAAGCCATTATGAATCGGCTGTTAAAAGCGGCAGGGCATCATATAGAACATATATGGTAA